A single Flavobacteriales bacterium DNA region contains:
- a CDS encoding lipoprotein signal peptidase: MKKGLFGKFVLAIFVVLLILSADQFLKFWVKTNMVLGENGEIPVIANWFKLHFTENDGMAFGLTFGRPDGKGKLFLTLFRLVAVSGIIYYLIHQIRNGAKKGTIILIALILAGALGNIIDSVFYGLWFTQSHVFGLPAEWAVDGNNYGKLFYGKVVDMFYFPLFQGTYPSWFPVVGGQPFTFFSAIFNLADASISIGLISILVFKRELFGNSSIVLNSESKDTEMEEFGQDTLTEETK, encoded by the coding sequence ATAAAAAAAGGTCTTTTTGGCAAATTTGTTCTTGCCATTTTTGTGGTTCTTCTAATATTAAGTGCAGACCAGTTTTTAAAATTTTGGGTAAAAACCAATATGGTTTTGGGAGAAAATGGAGAAATACCAGTTATAGCCAATTGGTTTAAACTACATTTTACCGAAAACGATGGTATGGCTTTTGGGCTAACCTTTGGCAGACCGGATGGAAAAGGAAAACTTTTTCTAACTCTTTTTCGGTTAGTTGCAGTTTCTGGTATCATTTATTACCTTATTCATCAAATTAGAAATGGAGCAAAAAAGGGAACCATTATTCTAATTGCACTCATCCTTGCCGGAGCATTAGGCAATATTATTGACAGCGTTTTCTACGGTTTGTGGTTTACCCAAAGTCATGTGTTTGGCCTACCCGCAGAGTGGGCCGTTGATGGAAACAATTATGGAAAACTGTTTTACGGAAAAGTGGTAGATATGTTTTATTTCCCCCTTTTTCAAGGCACCTACCCAAGTTGGTTTCCTGTGGTTGGCGGGCAGCCTTTTACTTTTTTTAGTGCTATATTTAATCTGGCAGATGCTTCCATAAGCATTGGACTTATATCTATTCTTGTTTTTAAACGAGAATTGTTTGGAAATTCTTCCATTGTTCTTAATTCTGAATCAAAAGATACCGAAATGGAAGAATTTGGACAGGATACATTGACCGAGGAAACAAAATAA
- a CDS encoding 30S ribosomal protein S16 — MSVKLRLVRKGRKSKPFYYIVAADARAPRDGRFIERVGSYNPNTNPATIDLDLDKSVQWLQNGAQPTDTVRAILSYRGVLYKHHLLKGAAIGAFPVEEVETKFQDWLDQKEGRIQGKRDRLADAKEAAKKEALDREAKVREEREKAILAKNSPLAEEVAEETTEEVVEDTAEETAPETSSEETSTEE; from the coding sequence ATGTCAGTAAAATTAAGATTAGTTAGAAAAGGGCGAAAATCAAAGCCTTTTTACTACATTGTGGCGGCGGATGCACGTGCTCCAAGAGACGGTAGATTTATTGAAAGAGTTGGTTCGTACAATCCGAACACCAACCCGGCAACAATCGACCTTGACCTTGACAAATCAGTGCAATGGCTGCAAAACGGTGCTCAACCAACAGACACGGTTAGAGCCATTTTGAGCTACAGAGGTGTGTTGTATAAACATCACCTATTAAAAGGAGCTGCCATAGGTGCATTTCCGGTTGAAGAAGTTGAAACAAAATTTCAAGATTGGTTAGACCAAAAAGAAGGCCGCATTCAAGGAAAACGTGACCGATTGGCGGACGCTAAAGAGGCTGCTAAAAAAGAAGCTTTAGATCGTGAGGCAAAAGTTCGGGAAGAGCGTGAAAAAGCTATTTTGGCAAAAAATTCACCTCTTGCAGAGGAAGTAGCAGAAGAAACCACCGAAGAAGTTGTAGAAGATACAGCCGAAGAAACTGCCCCAGAGACTTCGTCTGAAGAAACTTCAACTGAGGAATAA
- a CDS encoding peptidoglycan-binding protein, which translates to MRKLSLLIAAFALSFGMANAQNGLPANATPGKCYAKCYIPDQWKTETERVMVKEASTKQVAVPAKFETRTERVLVKEASKKLTVIPAKYETRTERILVKEASKKIQTIPARYETRTERVLVEEATTKWEKQKDAMCRSENTDDCIVWCMVEVPAQYKTVTKQVLVEAAKTVEVEIPAEYKTVTKQVMVEAAKTVEVEIPAEYSTITKQVQVSAATVSTVEVPAEYSTVTKRVLVKAGGMDEYREVVCNKNITNDLVRQVQMALMAKGYDVGPARADNIMGKDTKNALIKYQQDNGLPVGNLNKETLKHLGIAERYWN; encoded by the coding sequence ATGAGAAAACTTTCACTATTAATTGCCGCTTTTGCTTTATCGTTTGGTATGGCAAACGCACAGAACGGATTGCCTGCTAATGCAACACCGGGTAAGTGTTACGCAAAGTGTTACATTCCAGATCAGTGGAAAACTGAAACGGAAAGAGTTATGGTTAAAGAAGCTAGTACAAAACAAGTTGCTGTTCCTGCAAAATTTGAAACAAGAACAGAAAGAGTTTTAGTAAAAGAAGCTTCTAAAAAATTAACTGTAATTCCAGCTAAATACGAAACTAGAACAGAGCGTATTTTGGTAAAAGAAGCTTCTAAAAAAATTCAAACAATTCCTGCTCGTTACGAAACAAGAACTGAGCGTGTTTTGGTAGAAGAAGCTACAACAAAATGGGAAAAACAAAAAGATGCAATGTGTCGCTCAGAAAATACTGACGATTGTATCGTTTGGTGTATGGTAGAAGTTCCTGCTCAGTACAAAACGGTTACAAAACAAGTATTGGTTGAAGCTGCTAAAACAGTTGAAGTTGAAATTCCTGCCGAGTACAAAACTGTTACAAAACAAGTAATGGTAGAAGCCGCTAAAACAGTAGAAGTTGAAATTCCTGCTGAGTACAGCACTATTACAAAACAAGTTCAAGTTTCTGCTGCGACTGTTAGCACTGTAGAAGTTCCTGCCGAATACTCTACTGTAACTAAAAGAGTTTTGGTTAAAGCTGGAGGTATGGACGAATACAGAGAAGTTGTTTGTAATAAAAACATTACCAATGATTTGGTTCGTCAGGTGCAAATGGCTCTTATGGCCAAAGGTTATGATGTAGGTCCAGCAAGAGCTGACAACATCATGGGTAAAGACACAAAAAATGCTTTGATTAAATATCAGCAAGACAACGGGTTGCCAGTTGGAAACCTTAACAAAGAAACCTTGAAACATTTAGGTATTGCTGAAAGATACTGGAACTAA
- a CDS encoding TraR/DksA family transcriptional regulator — MSEQEKTRYSDAELEEFKELIEKKLADAKEELNNLIKSLQSENENGTDDTGSSYKTMEDGSSTLQKESISQMAARLKKYVFNLEAALVRIKNRTYGICRVTGNLISKERLKAVPHTTQSMAAKVNQYR; from the coding sequence ATGAGTGAACAAGAAAAAACAAGATACTCTGATGCGGAATTGGAAGAATTCAAAGAGTTAATCGAAAAAAAATTAGCCGATGCGAAAGAAGAGTTGAACAACCTTATTAAATCTTTGCAAAGCGAAAACGAAAATGGCACCGATGATACAGGTAGTTCTTACAAAACTATGGAAGACGGTTCATCTACCTTGCAAAAAGAGAGTATATCGCAAATGGCAGCTCGATTGAAAAAATATGTATTCAATTTAGAGGCGGCATTAGTACGAATTAAAAATCGGACTTATGGAATTTGTCGCGTTACTGGAAACCTTATTTCAAAAGAGCGATTAAAAGCAGTGCCTCATACCACACAAAGTATGGCCGCCAAAGTAAATCAATACAGATAA